The proteins below are encoded in one region of Sedimentibacter sp. zth1:
- a CDS encoding dipeptidase has product MNFIDFHIDTLMKYYKDKVEGKLDKEDLYKNNYHIDIERLIKSNYLAQFFATFIYMDKSVKTEENSYLNAFKDEFSSNKDCEVDYYKIAMNAFDLFYQELDKNKDKVAFAGNYNDYINNKNKNLLSAFLTVEEGGIIENKIERLDEMFKKGVRAITLTWNFENCLGFPNHQLKYQNKGLKPFGIETIERMNDLGIIVDVSHLSDGGFYDVCKYSKRPFMATHSNARSIQGHPRNLTDEMIKMLANNGGITGLNFCGAFLQNDEISTLDAMMKHIRHIINVGGLDILGLGTDFDGIGGELEVKGAQDMHTLPETMEHYKFTSKEIEAVCYKNAENFFKRYWQ; this is encoded by the coding sequence ATGAATTTTATTGATTTTCACATTGATACATTAATGAAATACTACAAGGATAAAGTAGAAGGAAAGTTAGACAAGGAAGATTTGTATAAAAACAATTATCACATTGATATTGAACGACTTATAAAAAGCAATTATTTAGCTCAGTTTTTTGCTACGTTCATTTACATGGATAAAAGTGTTAAGACAGAGGAAAATTCATATTTAAATGCATTTAAAGATGAATTTTCTTCTAATAAAGATTGTGAAGTTGACTATTATAAAATTGCAATGAATGCGTTTGACTTGTTTTATCAAGAGTTAGATAAAAACAAGGATAAGGTAGCTTTTGCAGGTAACTACAATGATTATATAAATAATAAGAATAAAAATTTATTATCTGCATTTTTAACTGTAGAAGAGGGCGGTATAATAGAGAATAAAATTGAAAGATTAGATGAAATGTTCAAAAAAGGTGTTAGAGCTATTACTCTTACTTGGAATTTTGAAAATTGTTTAGGTTTCCCTAATCACCAGTTAAAATATCAAAACAAAGGACTTAAGCCTTTTGGCATAGAGACTATTGAGAGAATGAATGATTTAGGAATTATTGTTGATGTTTCTCATCTATCAGATGGTGGATTTTATGATGTTTGTAAATATTCTAAACGTCCGTTTATGGCAACTCATTCAAATGCAAGAAGTATTCAAGGACATCCAAGAAATTTAACTGATGAAATGATAAAAATGCTTGCAAACAATGGAGGAATTACAGGACTTAATTTCTGCGGTGCATTTTTACAAAATGATGAAATAAGTACACTTGATGCGATGATGAAGCATATTAGACACATAATAAATGTTGGAGGGCTTGATATATTAGGTCTTGGAACTGATTTTGATGGGATTGGTGGAGAACTTGAAGTGAAAGGAGCTCAGGACATGCATACGCTACCAGAGACAATGGAACATTATAAATTCACTTCTAAAGAAATAGAAGCTGTTTGTTATAAAAATGCGGAAAATTTCTTCAAAAGATATTGGCAATAA
- a CDS encoding PadR family transcriptional regulator yields the protein MRDNAKSGALTEVTFFILLSLHTPKHGYAIMQFVEEKTKGRLNLGAGSLYGALNTLYKKKWIALCSSEENRKKEYLITSLGREIVEKEIERLNEILIIANEITKGE from the coding sequence TTGAGAGATAACGCAAAAAGCGGTGCATTAACTGAAGTAACCTTTTTTATTCTTTTATCTTTGCATACACCTAAACATGGATATGCTATTATGCAGTTTGTTGAAGAAAAAACAAAAGGTAGATTAAATTTGGGAGCGGGTTCATTGTATGGTGCTCTTAATACATTATATAAAAAGAAATGGATTGCATTGTGCAGTAGTGAAGAAAATAGAAAAAAGGAATATTTGATTACTTCGCTCGGAAGAGAAATTGTAGAAAAAGAAATAGAACGATTGAATGAAATTCTTATTATTGCAAACGAAATCACGAAAGGGGAATGA
- a CDS encoding ATP-dependent Clp protease ATP-binding subunit: MIYYNSLGDDKMLCSVCKKNVAVIFVNKIVDGKMQSTGLCIPCAKKQGLAPMDQIMQQSGFMPEDFDNINNQLTEVMGDLDLDQLADNMGSIENGDVESFDKKDLGNLMNFMNTAFSGNLTNKNNEEDQNLANIENLNNDTSKGGTKVKEKSKRKKRKYLDTYGINLTTKALEGGIDRIVGREKEIDRVIQILNRRSKNNPVLIGEPGVGKTAIAEGLAVKIADKQVPVKLYNTEIYLLDLTALVAGTQFRGQFESRMKALIDEARKAGNIILIIDEIHNIVGAGDAESGAMNAANILKPALAKGEIQVIGATTLNEYRKHIEKDTALERRFQPVIVDEPSISDSIEILMGIKDYYENYHKVKISQKIVETAVKMSERYITDRFLPDKAIDVIDEAGSRVNLKNKGLIDLEALRSELNQVKFQKEEAATNDNYEKAAECKVNELRLEGNIAKLSNECENIQLTEEDIAYVIESWTKVPVQKITEVEAEKLIHLEDRLHKRVIGQQKAVEGLSRAIRRSRSGFRKKRKPASFIFVGPTGVGKTELARTLAYEMFENEEAMIRIDMSEYMEKHTVSKLIGAPPGYVGFDQAGFLTEKIRRKPYSVILLDEIEKAHSDVFNILLQILEDGRLTDNQGRTVNFENTIIIMTSNIGNTGSSNLIGFGYGSNKEYNLLEAKIQAALKETFKPEFLNRVDEIVVFNELTKEELRKIVDLMLEEVIEEANEKSITINVSEEMKDFILEKGYDPKYGARPLRRTIQKYVEDEISESFLKGELREGSTVDITVKDEKTILDIK, from the coding sequence ATGATATATTACAATAGTTTAGGAGATGATAAAATGTTATGTTCTGTATGTAAAAAAAATGTTGCCGTTATATTTGTAAATAAAATTGTTGATGGCAAAATGCAATCTACAGGTTTATGTATACCATGTGCTAAAAAACAAGGTCTAGCCCCAATGGATCAAATAATGCAACAAAGTGGTTTTATGCCTGAAGATTTTGACAATATAAATAATCAATTGACAGAAGTTATGGGTGATTTAGATTTAGATCAGCTTGCTGATAATATGGGATCAATTGAAAATGGAGATGTAGAAAGTTTTGACAAAAAGGATTTAGGAAATTTAATGAATTTTATGAACACTGCTTTTTCAGGTAACTTAACCAATAAAAACAATGAAGAAGATCAAAATTTAGCTAATATAGAAAATTTAAATAATGACACCTCAAAAGGTGGAACTAAAGTTAAAGAAAAGTCAAAAAGAAAGAAAAGAAAATATCTTGACACATATGGTATCAATTTAACAACCAAAGCCTTAGAAGGTGGAATTGATAGAATTGTAGGAAGAGAAAAAGAAATTGATAGAGTTATTCAAATACTAAATAGACGTTCTAAAAACAATCCTGTTCTTATAGGAGAACCTGGTGTTGGTAAAACTGCAATTGCAGAAGGTTTAGCTGTTAAAATTGCTGATAAACAAGTTCCTGTTAAATTATATAATACTGAAATTTATTTATTGGATTTAACTGCTCTTGTTGCTGGTACACAATTTAGAGGTCAATTTGAATCTCGAATGAAAGCATTGATAGATGAAGCTCGAAAAGCTGGTAATATCATATTAATTATAGATGAAATCCATAACATTGTTGGTGCTGGAGATGCTGAAAGCGGAGCAATGAATGCCGCTAACATCTTAAAACCTGCGCTAGCAAAGGGAGAAATTCAAGTTATTGGTGCTACTACACTCAATGAGTATAGAAAGCATATTGAAAAAGACACTGCACTTGAAAGAAGATTTCAACCTGTTATAGTTGATGAACCTTCAATTAGTGATTCAATTGAAATATTGATGGGAATTAAAGATTATTATGAAAATTATCATAAAGTAAAAATCAGCCAAAAAATTGTGGAAACTGCAGTTAAAATGTCAGAAAGATATATAACAGATAGATTTTTACCAGATAAAGCAATTGACGTTATAGATGAAGCAGGATCAAGAGTAAACCTTAAGAACAAAGGTCTTATAGATCTCGAAGCTTTAAGAAGTGAGTTGAATCAAGTTAAATTTCAAAAAGAAGAAGCTGCTACTAATGATAATTATGAGAAAGCCGCAGAATGTAAGGTAAATGAATTAAGACTTGAGGGTAATATTGCAAAATTATCTAATGAATGCGAAAATATTCAATTAACTGAAGAAGATATAGCGTACGTTATAGAATCTTGGACAAAAGTTCCTGTTCAAAAAATAACTGAAGTAGAAGCTGAAAAACTTATTCACCTAGAAGATAGGCTTCATAAAAGAGTCATTGGTCAGCAAAAAGCTGTTGAAGGATTGTCTCGTGCAATAAGAAGAAGTCGTTCTGGCTTCAGAAAGAAAAGAAAACCTGCATCATTTATTTTTGTGGGTCCTACTGGAGTAGGTAAAACTGAACTTGCAAGAACACTTGCTTATGAAATGTTTGAAAATGAAGAAGCTATGATTAGAATAGATATGTCTGAGTATATGGAAAAACATACTGTATCTAAATTGATTGGAGCACCTCCAGGATATGTTGGATTTGATCAAGCTGGTTTTTTAACTGAAAAAATTAGACGTAAGCCTTATTCAGTTATTTTACTTGATGAAATAGAAAAAGCTCACTCTGATGTATTTAATATACTACTTCAAATTCTTGAGGATGGTAGACTTACAGATAACCAGGGAAGAACCGTAAATTTTGAAAACACAATAATTATTATGACATCAAATATTGGAAATACAGGTTCTTCAAACTTAATTGGTTTTGGATATGGTTCAAACAAAGAATACAATTTACTAGAAGCTAAAATTCAAGCAGCTCTAAAAGAAACATTCAAACCTGAGTTTTTAAACAGAGTTGATGAAATTGTAGTATTCAATGAGCTTACAAAAGAAGAACTTAGAAAAATAGTAGACTTAATGCTTGAAGAAGTTATAGAAGAAGCAAACGAAAAAAGCATTACAATTAATGTTTCAGAAGAAATGAAGGATTTCATACTTGAAAAGGGATATGATCCTAAGTACGGGGCAAGACCTCTTAGAAGAACTATTCAAAAATATGTTGAAGACGAAATTTCAGAAAGTTTCCTTAAAGGTGAACTTAGAGAAGGTTCAACAGTTGATATAACAGTTAAAGATGAAAAAACAATTTTAGATATAAAATAA
- a CDS encoding DUF2179 domain-containing protein produces the protein MSYIQSLSGPLLYIIIFLAKIVEVTLMTLRVVYINKGEKLIGAIIAFFEVFIWIIVVSSVLNNLAEDPIKILVYCSAFAIGNYLGVIIENKLAVGLSSMQVIVPEDVGFKIATTLRNNHYGVTIIDGKGIDDVKKDILIVMLKRKRIKEAKVIINEELPNALITINDVKNLHGGYIKK, from the coding sequence ATGAGCTATATACAATCATTAAGTGGTCCACTTCTATATATTATTATATTCTTAGCTAAAATTGTTGAAGTAACACTTATGACCCTTAGAGTTGTTTATATCAATAAAGGTGAAAAGTTAATAGGTGCTATTATAGCATTTTTTGAAGTTTTTATTTGGATTATAGTAGTGAGCTCTGTACTTAACAATTTAGCTGAAGATCCAATAAAAATACTAGTATACTGTTCTGCATTTGCAATAGGTAACTATCTTGGTGTAATTATTGAAAATAAATTAGCTGTTGGTCTTTCTTCTATGCAAGTTATTGTTCCAGAAGATGTAGGCTTTAAAATAGCTACTACACTTAGAAACAACCATTACGGTGTTACTATAATTGATGGTAAAGGTATAGATGATGTAAAAAAAGATATCCTAATTGTTATGCTAAAGAGGAAAAGAATAAAAGAAGCTAAAGTTATAATCAACGAAGAATTACCAAATGCACTAATTACTATAAATGATGTTAAAAATCTACATGGTGGATATATAAAAAAATAA
- a CDS encoding PPC domain-containing protein, with protein MKSRFAIFSVMLVLILFLCGCSGGSYITTKSVEKNNANEMSMKYEKFKGYKYYKLKVKEGEEIIVTVDIKTENGKISAYIAKDDDVENAVYRGTNIPTSNFTVSITESGTYTIRVDAVNHKGSYSFKW; from the coding sequence ATGAAAAGTAGATTTGCAATTTTTAGCGTAATGTTAGTTTTAATTTTATTTTTGTGTGGTTGTAGTGGTGGCTCATATATAACTACTAAGTCAGTTGAAAAAAATAATGCTAATGAAATGTCAATGAAATATGAAAAATTCAAGGGGTATAAGTATTATAAGCTTAAAGTAAAGGAAGGAGAAGAAATTATTGTAACAGTAGATATTAAAACAGAAAATGGAAAAATTAGTGCGTATATTGCAAAAGATGATGATGTTGAAAATGCTGTTTATCGAGGCACCAATATTCCAACATCTAATTTTACTGTTTCAATTACAGAGAGTGGTACATATACAATCAGAGTTGATGCGGTAAATCATAAAGGTAGTTATTCGTTCAAATGGTAA
- a CDS encoding DUF2812 domain-containing protein — MSKKIVRYFFCFIESQQKWLNEMSSKGYRLINVGKLIYEFEKCKPNEYQYYIDFVAEKSVSELNNYKNFLEQIGYTVFSKNINLNWSYGKIVFRPYGKGMGKLATSPGTYNKELLIVEKKHDGKPFELHTTKEDRINFYKKQRNACLTVSFLTLILFVMTCIYSKSLNVSNIVAFCFFVIATILSIVLQIKLCGIKRDFNINE, encoded by the coding sequence ATGAGTAAAAAAATTGTCAGATATTTTTTTTGCTTTATTGAAAGTCAGCAAAAGTGGTTAAATGAAATGTCATCAAAAGGATATAGGTTGATAAATGTAGGTAAGTTAATTTATGAATTTGAAAAATGCAAACCAAATGAATATCAATATTATATTGATTTTGTTGCTGAAAAATCTGTTAGTGAATTAAATAATTATAAGAATTTTTTAGAACAAATAGGATATACTGTTTTTTCTAAAAATATCAATTTGAATTGGTCATATGGAAAAATTGTTTTTAGACCGTATGGTAAGGGTATGGGAAAATTGGCAACATCTCCCGGAACATACAATAAAGAGCTTTTAATTGTAGAAAAAAAACATGATGGAAAGCCTTTTGAATTACATACAACTAAAGAAGATAGGATTAATTTTTACAAGAAACAACGCAATGCCTGTCTAACAGTGTCTTTTTTGACATTAATATTATTTGTTATGACTTGCATCTATTCAAAAAGTTTGAATGTTTCAAATATTGTAGCGTTTTGTTTCTTTGTTATAGCAACAATTCTATCAATAGTATTGCAGATAAAATTATGTGGTATCAAACGAGATTTTAATATCAACGAATAA
- a CDS encoding aspartate kinase, giving the protein MIKVAKFGGTSLADANQFKKVYDIIKHDTLIKYVIASAPGSINNKNNKITDLLYLCYENKKNNTSYKEIFAQISEIFNNIVDTLKIDIKIQNELEQILLELQDGCSKDYFVSRGEYLNSIILSKYLDFKYIDAKDIIFFDDNGVLDANKTNTQICNALKGIENVVVPGFYGSMFNGRIKTFTRGGSDITGAIVAKAVNADVYENWTDVSGFLMADPRIIKKPKKIEVITYRELRELAYMGATVLHDEAVFPARQSNIPINIRNTNFPLDCGTLIVDQINDKEDPKIITGIAGKKEYTIFSICKENMAASVGIIKRALEVFEARKIIIEHVPTGIDKFSVVVASKNVNQIENQISDELKLRCKAENIEVSNNIALIASVGRHIKNKSSIFKRLFGALEKENIDIKLISQGLSEINVIIGVDNKNFEKSITAIYNEFV; this is encoded by the coding sequence GTGATTAAAGTAGCTAAATTTGGAGGAACCTCTTTAGCAGATGCAAATCAATTTAAAAAGGTATATGATATAATTAAACACGATACTTTAATAAAATATGTTATAGCGTCTGCCCCTGGTAGTATAAACAATAAAAATAATAAAATTACTGATTTACTATATTTATGCTATGAAAACAAAAAGAATAATACTTCATATAAAGAAATATTTGCACAAATATCAGAAATATTTAACAATATTGTCGATACACTTAAAATTGATATAAAAATACAAAATGAATTAGAGCAAATATTATTGGAATTACAAGATGGTTGTAGTAAAGATTATTTTGTGAGTAGAGGAGAGTATCTTAATAGTATAATTTTATCTAAATATTTAGATTTTAAATATATTGATGCTAAGGATATTATTTTTTTTGATGATAATGGTGTATTAGATGCAAATAAAACTAATACACAGATATGCAATGCATTGAAAGGTATAGAAAATGTAGTAGTACCGGGATTTTATGGTTCAATGTTTAATGGAAGAATAAAGACTTTTACAAGAGGTGGTTCTGATATCACTGGAGCAATAGTTGCAAAGGCTGTAAATGCTGATGTGTATGAGAATTGGACTGATGTTTCAGGATTTCTAATGGCGGACCCAAGAATAATAAAAAAACCAAAAAAAATAGAAGTAATTACTTATAGAGAACTAAGAGAACTTGCATATATGGGTGCAACTGTGTTGCATGATGAGGCTGTTTTTCCTGCGAGACAATCAAATATACCAATAAATATTAGAAATACTAACTTTCCTTTAGATTGTGGTACTTTAATAGTAGATCAAATTAATGATAAAGAAGATCCAAAAATAATAACAGGAATAGCTGGTAAAAAAGAGTACACTATTTTTTCTATATGCAAGGAAAACATGGCTGCATCTGTTGGAATTATTAAAAGGGCTCTAGAAGTTTTTGAAGCAAGAAAGATAATTATAGAACATGTGCCAACGGGCATAGATAAATTTTCAGTTGTTGTTGCAAGCAAAAATGTAAATCAAATTGAGAATCAAATTTCTGATGAACTTAAGTTAAGGTGTAAAGCAGAAAATATAGAGGTGTCTAACAACATTGCGCTAATTGCATCTGTAGGAAGACATATAAAAAATAAGTCGTCAATTTTCAAGAGACTTTTTGGAGCATTGGAAAAAGAAAACATAGATATAAAATTAATTAGTCAAGGATTAAGTGAAATAAATGTAATTATAGGTGTGGATAATAAAAACTTTGAAAAAAGTATAACTGCAATTTACAATGAATTCGTGTAA